The following coding sequences lie in one Gorilla gorilla gorilla isolate KB3781 chromosome 5, NHGRI_mGorGor1-v2.1_pri, whole genome shotgun sequence genomic window:
- the C5H6orf62 gene encoding uncharacterized protein C6orf62 homolog isoform X2: MSENLSDPVSPVVRKKKSALFEVSEVIPVMTNNYEENILKGVRDSSYSLESSLELLQKDVVQLHAPRYQSMRRDVIGCTQEMDFILWPRNDIEKIVCLLFSRWKESDEPFRPVQAKFEFHHGDYEKQFLHVLSRKDKTGIVVNNPNQSVFLFIDRQHLQTPKNKATIFKLCSICLYLPQEQLTHWAVGTIEDHLRPYMPE; this comes from the exons aagaaaaagtCAGCACTTTTTGAAGTGTCTGAGGTTATACCAGTCATGACAAATAATTATGAAGAAAATATCCTGAAAGGTGTGCGAGATTCCAGCTATTCCTTGGAAAGTTCCCTAGAGCTTTTACAGAAGGATGTGGTACAGCTCCATGCTCCTCGATATCAGTCTATGAGAAGG gATGTAATTGGCTGTACTCAGGAGATGGATTTCATTCTTTGGCCTCGGAATGATATTGAAAAAATCGTCTGTCTCCTGTTTTCTAGGTGGAAAGAATCTGATGAGCCTTTTAGGCCTGTTCAG GCCAAATTTGAGTTTCATCATGGTGACTATGAAAAACAGTTTCTGCATGTACTGAGCCGCAAGGACAAGACTGGAATCGTTGTCAACAATCCTAACCAGTCAGTGTTTCTCTTCATTGACAGACAGCACTTGCAG ACTCCAAAAAACAAAGCTACAATCTTCAAGTTATGCAGCATCTGCCTCTACCTGCCACAGGAACAGCTCACCCACTGGGCAGTTGGCACCATAGAGGATCACCTCCGTCCTTATATGCCAGAGTAG